One window from the genome of Pseudomonas sp. L5B5 encodes:
- the minD gene encoding septum site-determining protein MinD, giving the protein MAKILVVTSGKGGVGKTTTSAAIGTGLALRGHKTVIVDFDVGLRNLDLIMGCERRVVYDFVNVVNGEANLQQALIKDKRLENLYVLAASQTRDKDALTQEGVEKVLMELKETFDFVVCDSPAGIEKGAHLAMYFADEAIVVTNPEVSSVRDSDRMLGLLASKSRRAEKGEDPIQEHLLITRYHPERVEKGEMLGVEDVKEILAVRLLGVIPESQAVLKASNQGIPVILDDQSDAGQAYSDTVDRLLGKEKEHRFLNVEKKGFFERLFGGR; this is encoded by the coding sequence TTGGCCAAGATTCTCGTTGTTACATCCGGCAAGGGTGGTGTGGGTAAAACCACCACCAGCGCCGCTATCGGTACCGGCCTCGCTCTGCGTGGCCACAAGACAGTCATCGTCGACTTCGACGTCGGCTTGCGTAACCTCGACCTGATCATGGGCTGCGAGCGTCGCGTGGTGTATGACTTCGTCAACGTGGTGAACGGCGAAGCCAACCTGCAACAGGCCCTGATCAAAGACAAGCGCCTGGAAAACCTCTACGTGCTGGCCGCCAGCCAGACCCGCGACAAGGATGCCCTGACCCAGGAAGGCGTGGAAAAGGTCCTGATGGAGCTCAAGGAAACCTTCGACTTCGTGGTCTGCGACTCCCCGGCCGGCATCGAGAAAGGTGCTCACCTGGCCATGTACTTCGCCGACGAAGCCATCGTCGTGACCAACCCTGAAGTGTCCTCGGTCCGTGACTCCGACCGCATGCTGGGCCTGCTGGCCAGCAAGTCGCGCCGGGCGGAAAAGGGCGAGGACCCGATCCAGGAACACCTGCTGATCACCCGCTACCACCCCGAGCGCGTCGAAAAGGGCGAGATGCTCGGCGTCGAAGACGTCAAGGAAATCCTCGCCGTTCGCCTGCTGGGCGTGATTCCGGAGTCCCAGGCAGTGCTCAAGGCCTCCAACCAGGGTATCCCAGTCATCCTCGACGACCAGAGCGATGCCGGCCAAGCCTACAGCGATACCGTCGATCGCTTGCTGGGCAAGGAAAAAGAACACCGGTTCCTGAATGTCGAGAAGAAGGGATTCTTCGAGCGCCTGTTTGGAGGTAGATAA
- the minC gene encoding septum site-determining protein MinC, protein MSQTELLDQDPVFQLKGSMLAITVLELARNDLEGLDRQLAAKVAQAPNFFSNAPLVLALDKLPAAEGSVDLPGLMRVCRQHGLRTLAIRASRIEDIAAAIAVDLPVLPPSGARERPLDPPESEVRKIPEKPPEPTVKPTRIITSPVRGGQQIYAQGGDLVVVSSVSPGAELLADGNIHVYGPMRGRALAGVKGDTKARIFCQQLSAELISIAGQYKVSEDLRRDPLWGSGVQVSLSGDVLNITRL, encoded by the coding sequence ATGAGCCAAACCGAATTGCTAGACCAAGATCCTGTCTTCCAGTTAAAGGGCAGCATGCTCGCCATCACGGTGCTGGAACTGGCCCGCAACGACCTGGAAGGCCTCGATCGCCAACTGGCCGCCAAGGTGGCCCAGGCGCCCAATTTCTTCAGCAACGCTCCCCTGGTGCTGGCGCTGGACAAACTGCCCGCCGCCGAAGGCTCGGTGGATCTGCCCGGCCTGATGCGCGTGTGCCGCCAGCACGGGCTGCGGACCCTGGCCATCCGCGCCAGCCGCATCGAGGACATCGCCGCGGCGATCGCTGTCGACTTGCCGGTCCTGCCACCTTCCGGAGCCAGGGAGCGTCCGCTCGACCCACCGGAAAGCGAAGTCCGCAAGATTCCGGAAAAACCTCCCGAACCCACCGTCAAGCCAACCCGCATCATCACCTCACCGGTACGCGGCGGTCAGCAGATCTATGCCCAGGGTGGCGATCTGGTAGTAGTGTCCTCGGTCAGTCCCGGCGCGGAACTTCTCGCCGATGGCAATATCCATGTATACGGCCCAATGCGTGGCCGGGCCCTGGCTGGCGTCAAGGGTGACACCAAGGCACGGATTTTCTGCCAGCAACTGAGTGCCGAACTGATTTCCATCGCCGGCCAGTACAAGGTCTCCGAAGACCTGCGGCGCGACCCCTTGTGGGGCTCCGGAGTCCAGGTCAGCCTGTCGGGTGACGTGTTGAACATCACACGTCTTTAA
- a CDS encoding lipid A biosynthesis lauroyl acyltransferase — protein sequence MDRPRFRAAFLYPRFWPLWLGLAVLWLVVQLPYPLLLQIGRVLGALMYRVAGERRRIAQRNLELCFPEKSAQERKRLLKENFASTGIAFFEMAMSWWWSKPRLARLAHVEGLEHLQQAQREGRGVILMALHFTTLEIGAALLGQQHTIDGMYREHKNPLFDFIQRRGRERHNLDSLAVERDDVRGMLKLLRSGRAIWYAPDQDYGAKQSLFVPLFGIQAATVTATTKFARLGKALVVPFTQERLADGSGYRLVIHPPLTDFPGASEQEDCLRINQWVEHALRACPEQYLWAHRRFKSRPPGEPRLYPKRG from the coding sequence ATGGATCGCCCGCGTTTTCGAGCTGCATTTCTGTATCCGCGTTTCTGGCCGTTGTGGCTGGGGCTCGCAGTGTTATGGCTGGTTGTCCAGTTGCCCTATCCTTTATTGCTGCAGATCGGTCGTGTCCTGGGGGCCCTGATGTATCGGGTCGCCGGTGAGCGCCGGCGGATCGCCCAGCGCAACCTGGAACTGTGCTTTCCAGAAAAGTCCGCCCAGGAACGCAAGCGCCTGCTCAAGGAGAACTTCGCGTCCACCGGGATCGCCTTCTTCGAAATGGCCATGAGCTGGTGGTGGTCCAAGCCGCGCCTGGCGCGCCTGGCGCATGTCGAGGGGCTGGAGCACCTGCAGCAGGCCCAGCGTGAAGGAAGGGGAGTGATCCTCATGGCCCTGCACTTCACCACCCTGGAAATCGGTGCGGCGCTGCTGGGCCAGCAGCACACCATCGATGGCATGTACCGCGAGCACAAGAACCCCCTGTTCGACTTCATCCAGCGTCGTGGCCGCGAGCGGCACAACCTCGACTCCCTTGCCGTGGAGCGTGATGACGTACGTGGCATGCTCAAGCTGCTGCGTTCCGGCCGGGCCATCTGGTACGCGCCGGACCAGGACTACGGTGCCAAGCAGAGCCTGTTCGTGCCACTGTTCGGCATCCAGGCCGCGACGGTCACCGCCACCACCAAGTTCGCCCGCCTGGGCAAGGCGCTGGTGGTGCCGTTCACCCAGGAGCGCCTGGCCGATGGCAGCGGCTATCGCCTGGTGATCCACCCACCCTTGACGGATTTTCCGGGCGCCAGCGAGCAAGAGGATTGCCTGCGGATCAATCAATGGGTCGAGCATGCCCTGCGTGCCTGCCCCGAGCAGTACCTGTGGGCCCACCGGCGCTTCAAGAGCCGTCCCCCTGGCGAGCCCAGGCTGTATCCGAAGCGCGGCTGA
- a CDS encoding patatin-like phospholipase family protein has translation MSAVQPVTGLILSGGGARAAYQVGVLSAIAELLGPGARNPFPVIVGTSAGAINAVSLASGASNFSAAIERLTNFWGNFRSHQVMRSDWPGVIRQASRFVGHSLLGLGAQVPVALINSSPLRDLLNQHMQFSGIGEAIAQGQLHAVAVTAFGYESGQAVTFYQGGGLIDPWLRHRRIGLPTRLTVDHLLASSAIPLLFAPVKLDEEYFGDGAVRQSAPISPALHLGASRVLVVGVSGNPRGNDPQNVMPRTYTGQEPTLAQIGGHMLNSTFIDSLESDIELLERLNHFTRLVPGGATERGLGIAPVEVLVIAPSQPIDEIAARHRQELPAALRLFLRGPGATRTSGAGVLSYLLFEAAYCSELIELGRSDALAKAEELARFLGLRKVLAPA, from the coding sequence ATGAGTGCGGTGCAACCGGTCACAGGTTTGATTCTTTCCGGTGGTGGAGCCCGGGCGGCCTATCAGGTGGGTGTGCTGTCGGCGATCGCCGAACTGCTGGGCCCCGGCGCGCGCAATCCGTTTCCAGTGATCGTCGGTACATCGGCCGGGGCCATCAATGCGGTGAGCCTGGCCAGTGGCGCCAGTAATTTCTCGGCGGCGATCGAGCGCCTCACGAACTTCTGGGGCAACTTTCGCAGCCATCAGGTGATGCGCAGCGATTGGCCCGGGGTGATTCGCCAGGCCAGCCGCTTCGTCGGCCACAGCCTGCTGGGCCTCGGGGCACAGGTGCCGGTGGCGCTGATCAACAGTTCGCCACTGCGCGACTTGCTCAACCAGCACATGCAGTTTTCAGGGATTGGCGAGGCTATCGCCCAGGGCCAGTTGCATGCGGTGGCGGTTACGGCCTTCGGTTATGAATCCGGCCAGGCGGTGACCTTCTATCAAGGTGGCGGCTTGATCGATCCCTGGCTGCGGCATCGGCGGATCGGCCTGCCCACTCGCCTGACGGTGGATCACCTGCTGGCCAGCTCGGCCATCCCGCTGCTGTTCGCTCCGGTGAAGCTGGACGAGGAGTATTTCGGCGATGGTGCGGTTCGCCAGTCGGCGCCCATCAGCCCGGCCCTGCACCTGGGCGCCAGCCGGGTCCTGGTGGTGGGCGTCAGTGGCAACCCGCGAGGCAATGATCCGCAAAACGTCATGCCGCGTACCTACACCGGGCAGGAGCCCACCCTGGCGCAGATTGGCGGCCACATGCTCAACAGCACCTTCATCGACAGCCTGGAAAGCGATATCGAGCTGCTGGAGCGGCTCAATCACTTCACTCGGCTGGTCCCGGGAGGTGCCACCGAGCGTGGCTTGGGCATCGCCCCGGTGGAAGTGCTGGTGATTGCCCCCAGCCAGCCGATCGACGAAATTGCTGCGCGTCACCGCCAGGAGTTGCCGGCGGCGCTGCGTTTGTTCCTGCGCGGGCCTGGGGCAACTCGCACCAGTGGCGCCGGGGTTCTGAGCTACCTGCTGTTCGAGGCTGCCTACTGCAGCGAACTGATCGAGCTGGGCCGTAGCGATGCCTTGGCCAAGGCCGAGGAATTGGCGCGTTTCCTCGGTTTGCGCAAGGTCCTGGCGCCGGCCTGA